A portion of the Bifidobacterium lemurum genome contains these proteins:
- a CDS encoding LPXTG cell wall anchor domain-containing protein yields the protein MAALVAATILAGGITSTANAEGGGGFAPGGGGDQPAEIGLAYHDHNDGGWGGMNLASFKKAVAAMGATYNIGKLPDADAKANTAITMANDECVARFNKLHPGETADCRMVAVGVVVTATTHNYSGIGSATSSYWKNAWDGNASVQETHFNDGEQYLVSDSFSDSSRTVNDIAAEQWKDPNNPVVIVIALNQYEPVDPETPPTPPSKTVTSGVSADSMTNTTVITTGTGVGGTSMVIRDTINANGMAYTVTGQKVTDTTTGEDVSSKFTFNTADGSAAPDNVATATWNGGDLPDEHEFAWELTITVSLPEVSKVEDTPSVVWNDEGTGDVEGKSFDTWRPAPDKSWILWDSAASQWKAVVDSDHTNSTGADGMTFLDGDRVGSVVNGVVAADLAQAPETFVLEDDWTDADYIFDADDVSKLRVYESDASDGERSSVADIANTGRDVTDQFDIEIRDTKAVATAKKEYREGLKGMDTAKQVTLLVPGTVNFANGGGAAQVRSDFGKEAGDEITFCSDPSVDQDPSSPTLTNAGSQTVNKQTVETNEPYICGYVPPVKKDVIAEASQGGGQESVDGKIVYPGQRVEYQLTTEPQLPSDLAYGVSQIVFTDTFDEYLTPDKQTVEMMDLSTGKVVPKSKYETKWDDEEHLFQLAVTDADLIAQWRAGSTPRVQIRFEGTVDEDAPTDHQVGNEWMLIINNSLTPSNRVFNLPPDFEPSKKVTQSASQGDPSVSIDGKTMLLGDTGNYVIDLDLTQKDTAYRVWKAGIVDDYDQEYVTVNEQDIEVLSASGEDVTDKFNVAIIDGVAYVFARTVDTPIPATGETVKGDPQPTDLKAYAVSDEHDPLADPSIDQALLGQTYQVVLPYVVSKVDDGYTVVNEATQVLNDQRKTTNQVSNPLKPINPSKDVVVSVDGDSVDGHSIWLDRLFLYRLDSSVLPVDRAYPEVTDWSITDPFDVEHDEYQGAWAAYLARDLYKDGEVIAKAGEKVAGTGFDSSKFGGDLFEAVWDEESGTFTVSATQLYLGLVSADTEHEAAWYAFPLMRRIALGTDIENSFTETINGVERPSNVVRTNTPDTAPSIHVEKFDEGSGWPDGDRDDTKDALELGSKGEEKTIVFRITNTSKTDPETGEGAWFQAKDLDLTDETVAGDGEVVDLEYPADWDTLVLKPGDSVDVKGTLKGVTDHHTDRAQVTGTPLFECPATIDPLNPDSDDTTSEPGDNDGEDDATTDDADSVEPVEIEGRLMCADTSVTSNTDDWNAKVKPPLADTGLAIGGVVVAAILIAGAGLGLLAVRRKGTGSQARHSA from the coding sequence GTGGCCGCATTGGTCGCCGCGACAATATTGGCCGGCGGGATTACCTCTACAGCGAATGCAGAGGGTGGCGGCGGTTTCGCGCCCGGTGGCGGCGGCGACCAGCCCGCCGAGATCGGTTTGGCCTATCATGACCATAACGACGGCGGCTGGGGCGGCATGAATCTCGCCTCGTTCAAAAAGGCCGTTGCTGCGATGGGCGCGACCTACAACATCGGCAAGCTGCCCGACGCGGACGCGAAGGCGAACACGGCCATCACGATGGCAAACGACGAGTGCGTCGCGCGCTTTAACAAGCTGCATCCCGGTGAGACTGCGGATTGCCGTATGGTGGCCGTGGGTGTGGTCGTGACCGCCACTACCCACAACTATTCCGGTATCGGCTCCGCGACTTCCAGCTACTGGAAGAACGCTTGGGACGGCAACGCCTCAGTGCAGGAAACGCATTTCAATGATGGCGAGCAGTACCTTGTCTCCGATTCTTTCTCGGATTCTAGCCGTACGGTGAACGACATCGCAGCGGAGCAGTGGAAGGATCCGAACAACCCGGTCGTGATTGTGATCGCGCTGAACCAGTACGAGCCGGTCGATCCCGAGACCCCGCCGACCCCGCCGTCGAAGACGGTGACGTCGGGCGTGAGCGCGGATTCGATGACCAATACCACCGTGATCACGACCGGTACGGGCGTGGGCGGCACGAGCATGGTAATCCGCGACACGATCAACGCGAACGGCATGGCGTACACGGTCACGGGCCAGAAGGTCACGGACACGACCACCGGCGAGGACGTGAGCTCGAAGTTCACGTTCAACACGGCGGACGGTTCCGCCGCCCCCGATAATGTGGCGACCGCCACGTGGAACGGCGGCGACCTGCCCGACGAGCACGAGTTCGCGTGGGAGTTGACGATCACGGTGAGTCTGCCGGAGGTCTCGAAGGTCGAGGACACGCCGAGCGTGGTGTGGAACGACGAGGGCACCGGCGACGTGGAGGGCAAGAGCTTCGACACGTGGAGGCCGGCCCCGGACAAGAGCTGGATCCTGTGGGACTCGGCCGCCAGCCAGTGGAAGGCGGTGGTCGATTCCGACCACACCAACTCCACCGGTGCCGACGGCATGACGTTCCTGGACGGCGACCGTGTGGGTTCCGTGGTCAACGGCGTGGTCGCCGCGGATCTGGCCCAGGCCCCCGAGACGTTCGTGTTGGAGGACGATTGGACGGACGCGGACTACATCTTCGACGCGGACGACGTGTCGAAGCTGCGCGTGTACGAGTCCGACGCGTCGGACGGCGAGAGGTCCAGCGTCGCTGACATCGCCAACACCGGCCGCGACGTGACCGACCAGTTCGATATCGAGATCCGGGACACGAAGGCGGTCGCGACCGCGAAGAAGGAGTACCGCGAGGGTCTCAAGGGCATGGATACGGCCAAGCAGGTCACGCTGCTCGTGCCCGGCACGGTGAACTTCGCCAACGGCGGGGGCGCGGCCCAGGTCCGTTCTGATTTCGGCAAGGAGGCGGGCGACGAGATCACGTTCTGCTCCGACCCGAGCGTCGACCAGGATCCGTCCTCGCCGACTTTGACGAACGCGGGCAGCCAGACCGTCAACAAGCAGACCGTGGAGACCAACGAGCCGTACATCTGCGGCTACGTGCCCCCGGTCAAGAAGGACGTGATCGCGGAGGCGTCGCAGGGCGGCGGCCAGGAGAGCGTCGACGGCAAGATCGTCTACCCCGGCCAGCGCGTGGAGTACCAGTTGACGACCGAGCCTCAGCTGCCCTCCGACCTGGCGTACGGCGTGTCCCAGATCGTGTTCACCGACACCTTCGACGAGTACCTCACTCCGGACAAGCAGACCGTCGAGATGATGGACCTGTCCACCGGCAAGGTCGTGCCCAAGTCGAAGTACGAGACGAAGTGGGACGACGAGGAGCATCTGTTCCAGCTGGCCGTGACGGACGCGGACCTGATCGCCCAGTGGCGCGCGGGCTCCACGCCGCGTGTGCAGATCCGTTTCGAGGGCACCGTGGACGAGGACGCGCCCACGGACCACCAGGTCGGCAACGAGTGGATGCTGATCATCAACAACTCGTTGACCCCGAGCAACAGGGTGTTCAACCTGCCGCCGGACTTCGAGCCCTCGAAGAAGGTCACCCAGTCCGCCTCCCAGGGCGACCCGAGCGTGTCGATCGACGGCAAGACCATGCTGCTGGGCGACACCGGCAACTACGTGATCGACCTTGATCTCACGCAGAAGGACACCGCCTACCGCGTGTGGAAGGCCGGCATCGTCGACGACTACGACCAGGAGTACGTGACCGTCAACGAGCAGGACATCGAGGTGCTCTCCGCCTCGGGCGAGGACGTGACCGACAAGTTCAACGTCGCGATCATCGACGGCGTGGCCTACGTCTTCGCGCGCACGGTGGACACCCCGATCCCGGCCACGGGCGAGACCGTCAAGGGCGACCCCCAGCCGACCGATCTGAAGGCCTACGCCGTGTCCGACGAGCATGATCCGCTTGCGGATCCGTCCATCGACCAAGCGTTGCTGGGGCAGACCTACCAGGTCGTGCTGCCCTATGTGGTCTCGAAGGTCGATGACGGCTACACCGTGGTCAACGAGGCCACCCAGGTTCTCAACGACCAGCGCAAGACCACCAACCAGGTGAGCAACCCCTTGAAGCCGATCAACCCGTCCAAGGACGTGGTCGTGTCGGTGGACGGCGACTCGGTCGACGGACACTCGATCTGGCTCGACCGCCTCTTCCTCTACCGCCTCGACTCGAGCGTATTGCCCGTGGACCGCGCCTATCCCGAGGTCACGGACTGGAGCATCACCGATCCGTTCGACGTCGAGCATGACGAGTACCAGGGCGCATGGGCGGCCTATCTCGCCCGTGACCTGTACAAGGACGGCGAGGTGATCGCCAAGGCGGGCGAGAAGGTCGCCGGCACCGGCTTCGACTCTTCGAAGTTCGGCGGCGACCTGTTCGAGGCCGTTTGGGACGAGGAGAGCGGCACGTTCACCGTCAGCGCCACCCAGCTCTATCTCGGTCTGGTGAGCGCCGACACCGAGCACGAAGCCGCCTGGTACGCCTTCCCGCTCATGCGCCGCATCGCCCTCGGCACCGACATCGAAAACTCCTTCACGGAGACGATCAACGGGGTCGAGCGTCCGTCGAACGTCGTGCGCACCAACACGCCCGACACCGCGCCGAGCATCCATGTTGAGAAGTTCGACGAGGGGTCCGGCTGGCCCGATGGTGACCGCGATGACACCAAGGACGCGCTCGAACTCGGCTCGAAGGGCGAGGAGAAGACGATTGTGTTCCGCATCACGAACACGTCGAAGACCGACCCCGAGACCGGTGAGGGCGCGTGGTTCCAGGCCAAGGATCTCGACCTGACGGACGAGACCGTCGCGGGCGACGGCGAGGTCGTCGATCTCGAATATCCCGCCGATTGGGACACCCTCGTGCTCAAGCCGGGCGACTCGGTCGACGTCAAGGGCACCCTCAAGGGCGTGACCGACCATCACACCGATCGCGCCCAGGTCACCGGTACTCCGCTGTTCGAGTGCCCCGCCACCATCGACCCGCTCAACCCCGATTCGGACGACACCACGTCCGAACCCGGCGACAACGACGGCGAGGATGACGCCACGACCGACGATGCCGACTCCGTCGAACCGGTCGAGATTGAAGGCCGGCTCATGTGCGCCGACACGAGCGTCACGTCCAACACGGACGATTGGAACGCCAAGGTCAAACCGCCCCTGGCGGACACGGGCCTCGCGATCGGCGGCGTGGTCGTCGCCGCGATCCTGATCGCCGGCGCGGGCCTCGGCCTGCTGGCCGTCCGCCGCAAGGGCACCGGCAGCCAGGCGCGCCATTCGGCCTGA
- a CDS encoding WhiB family transcriptional regulator yields the protein MSGIEGGVCSGLPLQIQDLMWGPDSIRDVGGQRAMKKTAVLLCDMCPMQYECLATGILSREQHGVAGGMPLKGRRQLRRCAEADGARIGDDDPAPRSALVVWLREHPELVREIRARMNSRRGRQNRAEDQAAWRARHEAAGGD from the coding sequence ATGAGCGGCATCGAGGGAGGCGTGTGCTCGGGACTGCCCTTGCAGATCCAGGACCTCATGTGGGGGCCCGACTCCATCAGGGACGTCGGCGGCCAACGCGCCATGAAGAAGACGGCGGTCCTGTTGTGCGACATGTGCCCGATGCAGTACGAGTGCCTCGCCACTGGCATCCTGAGCCGCGAACAGCACGGCGTCGCCGGCGGAATGCCCCTGAAAGGACGCCGCCAGCTTCGACGCTGCGCCGAGGCGGACGGCGCGAGGATCGGCGACGACGATCCCGCGCCCCGCTCCGCGCTCGTGGTGTGGCTGCGCGAGCATCCCGAACTCGTGCGCGAGATCCGAGCGAGGATGAACAGCCGTCGGGGCCGCCAGAACCGCGCCGAGGACCAGGCCGCGTGGCGTGCCAGGCACGAAGCCGCCGGTGGCGACTGA
- the istA gene encoding IS21 family transposase has product MTIPMSKQQDIRRLDAKGLPHTEIARRLGVDRGTVAKWAGMEDCSPKPPARRRVKSVLDGYKPLIDSWLEADRLMPRKQRHTAKRVHDRLRDEHGFTGSYSTVLRYVDEWRAANREPSDGYVELEWMPGSVQMDFGLAKARLAGEWVDDHCLVVTFPHSNKRYAASLPAENAECICEGLTSIFEHIGGVPHTLVIDNASGAGHRDSRGNVTLSRVFEAFVSHHRLDVRFCNPYSGNEKGSVENAVGFLRRNLMVPPMAAETHEQLTRLMLAKCDELGEQVHYRALEPIDVLFADDLKALRPLPSCRFDAVRWETRKADKYGCVEIDSNRYQIGPALHGRRVDVAIRATSVTVKDPDGRTIAELSRVYGRSSRTIQDPATVFPLLARKPGAWRDCSIRPDVPDDVRERLDQADDKTLKASLSAIARACEAAGFEPAMRAAGHLIRHGCDFSEADMTILARRIAEGDIDYGGDLPDLGAYDRFNRPGKETA; this is encoded by the coding sequence GTGACGATACCCATGTCCAAACAGCAAGATATCAGGAGGCTCGACGCGAAGGGCCTGCCGCATACGGAGATCGCCAGAAGGCTCGGTGTGGACCGGGGCACGGTCGCGAAGTGGGCGGGCATGGAGGACTGCTCGCCGAAACCGCCCGCCAGGCGCAGGGTGAAGTCGGTGCTCGACGGCTACAAGCCGTTGATTGATTCGTGGCTGGAGGCCGACCGTCTCATGCCACGCAAGCAGCGCCACACCGCCAAGCGCGTGCACGACCGGCTCAGGGACGAGCACGGGTTCACGGGCTCGTACTCCACCGTGCTGCGCTACGTGGACGAGTGGCGCGCGGCGAACCGCGAGCCGTCCGACGGCTACGTGGAGCTGGAGTGGATGCCGGGGAGCGTGCAGATGGACTTCGGCCTGGCCAAGGCGCGGCTGGCGGGCGAATGGGTGGACGACCATTGCCTGGTCGTCACGTTCCCGCATTCGAACAAGCGGTACGCGGCGAGCCTGCCCGCCGAGAACGCGGAATGCATCTGCGAGGGCCTGACCTCGATATTCGAGCACATCGGCGGCGTCCCGCACACGCTCGTGATCGACAACGCGTCCGGCGCGGGCCATCGCGACTCTAGGGGGAACGTGACCTTGTCGCGCGTGTTCGAGGCGTTCGTCAGCCACCATCGCCTCGACGTGCGCTTCTGCAACCCGTACTCGGGCAACGAGAAGGGCAGCGTGGAGAACGCGGTCGGGTTCCTGCGGCGCAACCTCATGGTCCCGCCCATGGCGGCCGAGACCCACGAACAGCTCACCCGGCTCATGCTCGCCAAATGCGACGAACTCGGCGAACAGGTCCATTACCGCGCCCTGGAGCCGATCGACGTGCTGTTCGCCGACGATTTGAAGGCGTTGCGCCCGCTGCCCTCGTGCCGGTTCGACGCGGTCAGATGGGAGACCCGCAAGGCCGACAAGTACGGGTGCGTCGAGATCGACTCCAACCGCTACCAGATCGGCCCCGCGCTGCACGGCAGAAGGGTCGACGTCGCCATCCGCGCCACAAGCGTCACCGTCAAGGATCCGGACGGGCGCACAATCGCGGAGCTCTCCCGCGTCTACGGCAGATCGTCGCGCACGATCCAGGATCCCGCCACGGTGTTCCCTCTGCTCGCGCGCAAACCCGGCGCGTGGCGCGACTGCTCGATCCGCCCCGACGTGCCCGACGACGTGAGGGAACGGCTCGACCAGGCCGACGACAAGACCCTCAAGGCCAGTCTCAGTGCCATCGCCAGGGCCTGCGAGGCCGCGGGCTTCGAACCGGCGATGCGGGCCGCCGGCCATCTCATCCGACACGGATGCGATTTCTCCGAGGCCGATATGACGATCCTGGCCAGACGCATCGCGGAAGGCGACATCGACTACGGCGGCGACCTGCCCGACCTCGGCGCCTACGACAGGTTCAACCGGCCCGGAAAGGAGACCGCATGA
- a CDS encoding DUF2786 domain-containing protein has translation MSDDRFDRMVERVRRLLALAEDPASSENEAELAYAQAQRIMQEHAIESWRLKRADEPLRPVVERRVGLDRDPANRYRADLARTVARANQCDAYASFETSRNHRDVIVEVVFVGAERDIEKAVMLWQSMELYRAGRWRPALRQARSRRRVGRDSFRNGFYKGFGARIQERFDELNRDLERDAAGRDLVLASRQAVARYMGGLDFVDANFPALSSDRDGVRAGRQAANHVGIGLATFEADGIVKALAA, from the coding sequence ATGAGTGATGATCGTTTCGATCGGATGGTCGAGCGTGTGCGTCGGCTGCTCGCGTTGGCGGAGGATCCCGCCAGCAGCGAGAACGAGGCCGAACTGGCCTACGCGCAGGCGCAGAGAATCATGCAGGAGCACGCGATCGAGTCGTGGCGGCTGAAAAGGGCGGACGAACCCCTGCGTCCCGTCGTGGAGCGTCGCGTCGGTCTCGACCGCGATCCCGCCAACCGGTACAGGGCCGACCTGGCCCGGACCGTGGCGCGCGCGAACCAGTGCGACGCGTACGCCTCGTTCGAGACGTCTCGCAACCACCGCGACGTGATCGTGGAGGTCGTGTTCGTCGGGGCGGAGCGTGACATCGAGAAGGCGGTCATGCTCTGGCAGAGCATGGAATTGTACCGGGCGGGCCGGTGGAGGCCCGCCCTCAGACAGGCCCGCTCCCGCCGGCGGGTCGGCCGGGACTCGTTCCGCAACGGCTTCTACAAGGGCTTCGGCGCGCGTATCCAGGAACGGTTCGACGAGCTGAACCGGGACCTCGAACGGGACGCGGCGGGCAGGGACCTCGTGCTCGCCAGCCGTCAGGCCGTCGCCCGTTACATGGGCGGGTTGGACTTCGTCGATGCCAACTTCCCGGCCCTCTCCTCGGACCGCGACGGCGTGCGCGCGGGACGCCAGGCCGCCAATCACGTCGGCATCGGCCTGGCCACGTTCGAGGCCGACGGCATCGTCAAAGCCCTCGCCGCGTGA
- a CDS encoding ParA family protein, translating into MNDKQNRPARIIAMANMKGGVGKTTSTICTAMALSKLGHKVEVRDIDPQGSATMWAARAERAGRPLPFQVAVANRFTVGAPAADPDTWVLIDTPPSQSDLIAAAVDAASLVVLVSTPGMLDLDRMRETARAIDRPSSVLLTQTREHTVALKSARRYLKEHHLARFDTEIPFKEGLRRASETGIMPSATGYGLVASEILEAFAEPGE; encoded by the coding sequence ATGAACGACAAGCAGAACCGTCCGGCGAGGATCATCGCTATGGCGAACATGAAGGGAGGCGTCGGCAAGACGACCAGCACGATCTGCACCGCCATGGCCCTAAGCAAGCTGGGACACAAGGTCGAGGTGCGCGACATCGACCCCCAAGGGTCCGCGACGATGTGGGCCGCTAGGGCCGAACGGGCCGGTCGTCCCCTCCCGTTCCAAGTGGCGGTCGCCAACCGCTTCACCGTCGGCGCTCCCGCCGCTGATCCCGACACTTGGGTGCTGATCGACACACCGCCCAGCCAATCCGACCTGATCGCGGCCGCCGTGGACGCGGCCAGCCTCGTGGTCCTGGTGTCCACTCCTGGCATGCTCGACCTCGACCGCATGCGCGAGACCGCAAGGGCGATCGACCGGCCCAGCAGCGTCCTGCTCACCCAGACCCGCGAGCACACCGTCGCCCTGAAATCCGCGCGACGCTATCTCAAGGAGCACCATCTGGCGCGCTTCGACACCGAGATCCCCTTCAAAGAGGGATTGAGGCGTGCGAGCGAGACCGGGATCATGCCGTCCGCCACGGGCTACGGACTCGTCGCCAGCGAGATTCTGGAAGCCTTCGCCGAACCCGGCGAATAA
- the istB gene encoding IS21-like element helper ATPase IstB, producing MSTRPEPQIPETRRRRADTIATSQRIMAMSKQLTLTRSVLANTLAEATPAQLDFIERWFQAELESRDRAKRARLMKTAGFPSDKELDGYDWTNLDMPADWGRSQLEGLEFVGKAEDLVLYGPVGTGKSHLAIALGRAACRAGIPVRFFTASSLVMRLRRAKADNRLDRELAAIAKARLIIIDELGYIPIDEEGSRLLFQVISDSYETRSVVYTTNIEFSGWARVFGDPNMAAAVVDRTVHHGRLIRFKGESYRSRNALMTK from the coding sequence ATGAGCACCAGACCCGAACCACAGATCCCCGAGACCCGCAGGCGCAGGGCCGACACCATCGCCACAAGCCAGCGCATCATGGCGATGAGCAAGCAACTGACCCTGACCCGCAGCGTGCTCGCCAACACGCTGGCCGAGGCCACGCCCGCCCAGCTCGACTTCATCGAACGATGGTTCCAAGCCGAACTCGAATCGCGCGACCGGGCCAAACGCGCCCGGCTGATGAAGACGGCGGGGTTCCCGTCCGACAAGGAGCTCGACGGATACGACTGGACCAACCTGGACATGCCCGCCGACTGGGGACGGAGCCAGCTCGAAGGCCTCGAATTCGTCGGGAAAGCCGAGGACCTCGTGCTCTACGGGCCGGTCGGCACCGGCAAAAGCCATCTCGCCATCGCGCTCGGCAGGGCCGCGTGCCGGGCCGGGATACCGGTGAGGTTCTTCACCGCCTCCAGCCTGGTCATGCGCCTGAGACGCGCCAAGGCGGACAACCGGCTCGACAGGGAGCTCGCCGCCATCGCCAAGGCCCGCCTCATCATCATCGACGAGCTCGGATACATCCCCATCGACGAGGAGGGCAGCCGCCTCCTCTTCCAGGTCATATCCGACTCCTACGAGACAAGGAGCGTCGTCTACACCACCAACATCGAATTCTCCGGATGGGCCAGGGTGTTCGGCGACCCGAACATGGCCGCCGCGGTCGTGGACCGCACCGTCCACCACGGCAGGCTCATCCGCTTCAAGGGCGAAAGCTACCGCAGCCGCAACGCCCTCATGACCAAATAA